One genomic window of Phoenix dactylifera cultivar Barhee BC4 chromosome 6, palm_55x_up_171113_PBpolish2nd_filt_p, whole genome shotgun sequence includes the following:
- the LOC103714933 gene encoding zinc finger CCCH domain-containing protein 18-like isoform X2, producing the protein MVGCCAAVGEETKYADMDFSELTKIISRRVQKLEPDNAVKIMGCILLKEPGEQEMLQLAIGHENILVSKINDAKAMLSMLSPNNFTSAQMLSIPDNSHQFGSHRPSGSRPFSSPASFHVPAPYWDPQLAPDQHTPLQSLDFGPRLYTDSVGDDYSLRNQPQFLGIDEQLDNLNPMGSYYYPDAALAGEMTSRTSRRSQSLSELPMKTCHYYVKGFCKHGVNCRYSHGLSFPDGYLQAFSPGMIELPNEDHAFTPGSLENLEMEIIELLRSRRGSPVSIASLPMLYYEKYGRNLQAEGYLTESQRHGKAGFSLTKLLARLKYSIRLIDRPHGQHSVILAEDAHRYMECRNERSDLGSAVASSHQIYLTFPADSTFTEQDVVHYFRQYGPVRDVRIPSQDRRMFGFVSFHYAQTVQDILMKRNPHFICNSRVLVKPYREKSRIIDRTCMEKLKPAMYYPSQYSDVEPELHAISRESDSSRMFKSKLIEQEKISELERRRLSELNLASKPLSQQPYPSYDMEEFKVTEDGNEFPLIDHFSYTLDSLNNGSTSDDKARQSSNSYSDQESGQIELPESPFASPPIENSISAVI; encoded by the exons ATGGTAGGATGCTGTGCCGCGGTCGGAGAAG AGACTAAGTACGCCGATATGGATTTCTCCGAATTGACAAAGATAATCTCCCGTAGAGTTCAAAAGCTCGAGCCAGATAATGCTGTTAAGATCATGGGGTGCATCCTTCTGAAGGAACCTGGAGAGCAAGAAATGTTACAGCTAGCAATTGGCCATGAGAACATATTGGTATCCAAGATAAACGATGCCAAGGCCATGCTAAGTATGCTGTCCCCGAACAACTTCACTTCAGCACAAATGCTTTCCATACCCGACAATTCTCATCAGTTCGGTTCACACCGTCCTTCTGGGTCACGCCCCTTCTCCTCCCCTGCCAGCTTTCATGTTCCTGCTCCTTATTGGGATCCTCAGCTTGCTCCCGATCAGCACACTCCACTGCAGAGTTTAGATTTTGGCCCACGACTATATACGGATTCAGTTGGGGATGATTACTCTCTTCGTAACCAACCTCAGTTCTTGGGCATAGATGAGCAATTGGATAATTTGAATCCCATGGGCAGTTACTACTACCCGGATGCTGCATTGGCTGGGGAGATGACTAGTAGGACTAGCAGGAGATCACAGAGCCTTTCGGAGTTACCTATGAAGACCTGCCATTACTACGTCAAGGGGTTCTGTAAGCACGGAGTGAACTGCAGGTACTCTCATGGACTGTCCTTCCCGGATGGCTATTTGCAGGCATTTAGCCCCGGTATGATTGAATTGCCAAATGAGGATCATGCATTCACACCAGGGTCACTTGAGAATCTAGAAATGGAGATCATAGAGCTGTTGAGATCAAGGAGAGGGAGTCCTGTTTCTATTGCCTCACTGCCTATGCTGTATTATGAGAAGTATGGAAGGAATCTTCAGGCTGAGGGGTACCTCACTGAGAGCCAGCGGCACGGGAAGGCTGGTTTCAGCTTGACAAAGTTGCTTGCCCGCTTGAAATACAGCATCCGACTCATAGACAG ACCACATGGGCAGCATTCAGTGATACTAGCAGAAGATGCCCACAGATATATGGAATGCAGGAATGAGAGAAGTGATCTGGGTTCAGCAGTTGCGAGTTCTCATCAAATATATCTTACATTTCCAGCAGATAGCACATTTACTGAGCAAGATGTTGTCCACTATTTCAG ACAATATGGCCCAGTTCGTGATGTGAGGATTCCGAGCCAAGACAGAAGAATGTTTGGGTTTGTGAGCTTCCATTATGCACAGACTGTTCAGGATATTTTGATGAAGCGGAATCCCCATTTCATTTGTAATTCTCGTGTTCTAGTTAAGCCATATAGGGAAAAATCAAGGATCATTGACAG AACCTGTATGGAGAAACTAAAGCCTGCAATGTACTATCCTTCTCAATATAGTGACGTGGAACCTGAGCTTCATGCAA TTTCTAGAGAATCCGATAGTTCAAGGATGTTCAAAAGCAAGTTAATTGAGCAGGAAAAGATATCTGAACTCGAGAGAAGGCGTCTCTCTGAGTTGAACTTGGCATCAAAGCCGCTATCTCAGCAACCTTATCCCAGTTATGACATGGAAGAATTTAAAGTTACAGAAG ATGGAAATGAGTTCCCGCTGATAGATCATTTTAGCTATACTCTTGATTCTCTTAACAATGGATCGACAAGTGATGACAAAGCCAGGCAGTCCAGCAACAGTTACAGTGACCAGGAGAG TGGCCAAATTGAGCTCCCAGAGAGTCCTTTTGCATCTCCACCAATAGAAAACAGCATCTCTGCAGTCATATAG
- the LOC103714933 gene encoding zinc finger CCCH domain-containing protein 18-like isoform X1: MVGCCAAVGEETKYADMDFSELTKIISRRVQKLEPDNAVKIMGCILLKEPGEQEMLQLAIGHENILVSKINDAKAMLSMLSPNNFTSAQMLSIPDNSHQFGSHRPSGSRPFSSPASFHVPAPYWDPQLAPDQHTPLQSLDFGPRLYTDSVGDDYSLRNQPQFLGIDEQLDNLNPMGSYYYPDAALAGEMTSRTSRRSQSLSELPMKTCHYYVKGFCKHGVNCRYSHGLSFPDGYLQAFSPGMIELPNEDHAFTPGSLENLEMEIIELLRSRRGSPVSIASLPMLYYEKYGRNLQAEGYLTESQRHGKAGFSLTKLLARLKYSIRLIDSRPHGQHSVILAEDAHRYMECRNERSDLGSAVASSHQIYLTFPADSTFTEQDVVHYFRQYGPVRDVRIPSQDRRMFGFVSFHYAQTVQDILMKRNPHFICNSRVLVKPYREKSRIIDRTCMEKLKPAMYYPSQYSDVEPELHAISRESDSSRMFKSKLIEQEKISELERRRLSELNLASKPLSQQPYPSYDMEEFKVTEDGNEFPLIDHFSYTLDSLNNGSTSDDKARQSSNSYSDQESGQIELPESPFASPPIENSISAVI, translated from the exons ATGGTAGGATGCTGTGCCGCGGTCGGAGAAG AGACTAAGTACGCCGATATGGATTTCTCCGAATTGACAAAGATAATCTCCCGTAGAGTTCAAAAGCTCGAGCCAGATAATGCTGTTAAGATCATGGGGTGCATCCTTCTGAAGGAACCTGGAGAGCAAGAAATGTTACAGCTAGCAATTGGCCATGAGAACATATTGGTATCCAAGATAAACGATGCCAAGGCCATGCTAAGTATGCTGTCCCCGAACAACTTCACTTCAGCACAAATGCTTTCCATACCCGACAATTCTCATCAGTTCGGTTCACACCGTCCTTCTGGGTCACGCCCCTTCTCCTCCCCTGCCAGCTTTCATGTTCCTGCTCCTTATTGGGATCCTCAGCTTGCTCCCGATCAGCACACTCCACTGCAGAGTTTAGATTTTGGCCCACGACTATATACGGATTCAGTTGGGGATGATTACTCTCTTCGTAACCAACCTCAGTTCTTGGGCATAGATGAGCAATTGGATAATTTGAATCCCATGGGCAGTTACTACTACCCGGATGCTGCATTGGCTGGGGAGATGACTAGTAGGACTAGCAGGAGATCACAGAGCCTTTCGGAGTTACCTATGAAGACCTGCCATTACTACGTCAAGGGGTTCTGTAAGCACGGAGTGAACTGCAGGTACTCTCATGGACTGTCCTTCCCGGATGGCTATTTGCAGGCATTTAGCCCCGGTATGATTGAATTGCCAAATGAGGATCATGCATTCACACCAGGGTCACTTGAGAATCTAGAAATGGAGATCATAGAGCTGTTGAGATCAAGGAGAGGGAGTCCTGTTTCTATTGCCTCACTGCCTATGCTGTATTATGAGAAGTATGGAAGGAATCTTCAGGCTGAGGGGTACCTCACTGAGAGCCAGCGGCACGGGAAGGCTGGTTTCAGCTTGACAAAGTTGCTTGCCCGCTTGAAATACAGCATCCGACTCATAGACAG CAGACCACATGGGCAGCATTCAGTGATACTAGCAGAAGATGCCCACAGATATATGGAATGCAGGAATGAGAGAAGTGATCTGGGTTCAGCAGTTGCGAGTTCTCATCAAATATATCTTACATTTCCAGCAGATAGCACATTTACTGAGCAAGATGTTGTCCACTATTTCAG ACAATATGGCCCAGTTCGTGATGTGAGGATTCCGAGCCAAGACAGAAGAATGTTTGGGTTTGTGAGCTTCCATTATGCACAGACTGTTCAGGATATTTTGATGAAGCGGAATCCCCATTTCATTTGTAATTCTCGTGTTCTAGTTAAGCCATATAGGGAAAAATCAAGGATCATTGACAG AACCTGTATGGAGAAACTAAAGCCTGCAATGTACTATCCTTCTCAATATAGTGACGTGGAACCTGAGCTTCATGCAA TTTCTAGAGAATCCGATAGTTCAAGGATGTTCAAAAGCAAGTTAATTGAGCAGGAAAAGATATCTGAACTCGAGAGAAGGCGTCTCTCTGAGTTGAACTTGGCATCAAAGCCGCTATCTCAGCAACCTTATCCCAGTTATGACATGGAAGAATTTAAAGTTACAGAAG ATGGAAATGAGTTCCCGCTGATAGATCATTTTAGCTATACTCTTGATTCTCTTAACAATGGATCGACAAGTGATGACAAAGCCAGGCAGTCCAGCAACAGTTACAGTGACCAGGAGAG TGGCCAAATTGAGCTCCCAGAGAGTCCTTTTGCATCTCCACCAATAGAAAACAGCATCTCTGCAGTCATATAG